The Brevinematia bacterium genome contains the following window.
AACAAGCCGTCAGGGAAACTAACACCTAACCCCGATAAGTCAAGCATATGGACCGTACTTATAATACTTGCTATAGCTACACTCATCATCTATCTATTATCTCCCGTAGGTAATATAAAATTCACCCCGGAAATCAGCTACACAGAGTTCATAAGAATGGTTAAGAACAAACAAGTTATCAAGGTTACAATAGAGAACAATAGAATAGTGCACGGCGAAGCTTTATCAAAGGAGAAAGGTGCTATTTTCCAGTTTAAGGTTCTCCTACCGAGTTTTGCTGACACAAAACTTTTAGAACTTCTTACGGAAAACGGAGTTGAAGTTTATGGTAAAGACACCACTGGTATGTCAGATCTAGTCAATATTTTGATATTTGTTGGAATACTGATAGGTGGTTTGATTCTGATCAGTTGGATTTTTGGCAAGCAAGTAGGAGGTAGCACTGACAACACAAGAATATTCAATTTCACGAGAAGCAGAGCGAGGGTATACAAAGATCCTCCCAAAAAAGTTACTTTTAGCGATGTTGCCGGAATAGATGAAGTAAAAGAGGAAGTGATGGAAATAGTTGATTTTCTTAAGGATCCGAAGAAGTATATAAGGATAGGGGCTAGGATACCAAAGGGCATTCTTCTTGTTGGGCCACCAGGAACTGGAAAGACACTCCTTGCTAAGGCTATTGCTGGTGAGGCAGGAGTACCGTTTCTGAGTATGAGCGGTTCTGAGTTTGTTGAGATGTTCGTAGGCGTTGGTGCTAGCAGAGTAAGAGACCTTTTTGATCAAGCAAGAAGAAACGCTCCTTGCATTGTCTTCATAGATGAGATAGATGCTGTAGGCAGATTCAGAGGAGCAGGACTTGGCGGAGGACACGATGAAAGAGAACAAACTCTAAACCAACTTCTTGCAGAAATGGACGGATTTGACTCACAAGAAGGTATAATTGTTCTTGCAGCAACAAACAGGCCTGATATCCTTGACCCTGCACTACTCAGACCTGGTAGGTTTGATAGACAGATCGTCGTTGACATACCCGACATAAAAGCAAGAGAGGAGATACTTAAGGTTCATATCAAGAAAATTCAGATCAGCAACGATGTAGATATCCCTACAATTGCTAAAGGCACTCCAGGATTTACCGGCGCAGACATCGAGAATCTGGTAAACGAAGCTGCACTAATAGCAGCTAGAGAAAATTCTGAAAAAGTATATATGAAACACTTTGAGAAAGCCAGAGATAAAGTGCTAATGGGACCAGAAAAAAAGGTGTATGTTATCACACCTGAAGAAAAGATGATAACCGCATTCCACGAAGCTGGACATGCACTAGTATCACATCT
Protein-coding sequences here:
- the ftsH gene encoding ATP-dependent zinc metalloprotease FtsH, with translation NKPSGKLTPNPDKSSIWTVLIILAIATLIIYLLSPVGNIKFTPEISYTEFIRMVKNKQVIKVTIENNRIVHGEALSKEKGAIFQFKVLLPSFADTKLLELLTENGVEVYGKDTTGMSDLVNILIFVGILIGGLILISWIFGKQVGGSTDNTRIFNFTRSRARVYKDPPKKVTFSDVAGIDEVKEEVMEIVDFLKDPKKYIRIGARIPKGILLVGPPGTGKTLLAKAIAGEAGVPFLSMSGSEFVEMFVGVGASRVRDLFDQARRNAPCIVFIDEIDAVGRFRGAGLGGGHDEREQTLNQLLAEMDGFDSQEGIIVLAATNRPDILDPALLRPGRFDRQIVVDIPDIKAREEILKVHIKKIQISNDVDIPTIAKGTPGFTGADIENLVNEAALIAARENSEKVYMKHFEKARDKVLMGPEKKVYVITPEEKMITAFHEAGHALVSHLLPYADPVYKVSIIPRGRALGVTQQLPINDRKLYNKEMLYQMIMGILGGRAAEEVMFGPEFISNGAQNDIEKATKIARAMVCEWGMSELLGPIQYGEKEGPVFLGKDIVVKKTYSDRIAEVIDSEIKSIVNHCYSKALALVKDNVAKLKELAKELIEKETLSSEDIEKILGKKPAKEDKLSKVLTEIQPTLNVN